Proteins found in one Legionella pneumophila subsp. pascullei genomic segment:
- a CDS encoding carbon-nitrogen hydrolase family protein has protein sequence MNRVALIQMVSSAKIADNLQLIEQYLIQAREQEASLVVLPENFAFMGMNEREKLHIAEHYGQGPIQQKMSELARDLRLWIIAGTIPLKSMGSKVKASCIVYDDEGLNVARYDKIHLFDVRVSEQEKHQESLTIEAGTDIALVDTPVGKVGLTVCYDLRFPELYQYLMQRGAQLFSVPSAFTAITGAAHWEVLLRARAIENLCYVLAPNQGGIHENGRHTYGHSMVVEPWGKVLAQKEEGQGVILTDIDLERLLQLRKQFPCVEHHVLM, from the coding sequence ATGAATCGAGTAGCGCTTATACAAATGGTATCATCAGCCAAAATAGCAGATAATTTACAACTCATCGAACAATATTTAATTCAAGCCAGGGAACAGGAAGCCAGTTTGGTTGTACTACCTGAGAATTTTGCTTTCATGGGGATGAATGAGCGAGAGAAGTTGCACATTGCCGAACATTATGGTCAAGGTCCTATACAACAAAAAATGAGTGAGCTGGCGAGAGATCTAAGGTTATGGATAATTGCGGGAACAATCCCCTTGAAAAGTATGGGTTCAAAGGTAAAAGCAAGTTGTATAGTTTATGATGATGAAGGCTTAAATGTTGCCCGCTATGATAAAATCCATTTATTTGATGTTAGAGTTTCTGAACAGGAAAAACACCAGGAATCGTTAACCATAGAAGCAGGAACAGATATAGCGCTTGTGGATACCCCAGTGGGGAAAGTTGGGTTAACTGTCTGTTATGACTTACGTTTCCCGGAATTGTACCAATATTTAATGCAAAGAGGCGCACAATTATTTTCAGTTCCCTCTGCTTTTACTGCGATAACTGGAGCTGCGCATTGGGAGGTTTTACTCAGAGCAAGAGCAATCGAAAACTTATGTTATGTATTAGCTCCCAATCAGGGTGGAATTCATGAAAATGGGCGTCATACTTACGGACATAGTATGGTGGTGGAACCATGGGGTAAGGTGTTGGCTCAAAAAGAAGAGGGGCAGGGAGTAATTCTCACAGATATTGATTTAGA